The following coding sequences are from one uncultured Desulfobacter sp. window:
- the tnpB gene encoding IS66 family insertion sequence element accessory protein TnpB (TnpB, as the term is used for proteins encoded by IS66 family insertion elements, is considered an accessory protein, since TnpC, encoded by a neighboring gene, is a DDE family transposase.) translates to MIQITPQMRIMLAVTPADFRKGIDGLAAVCRRVLKQNPFSGYVFVFRNKPGTALKILIYDGQGFWLCQKRLSKGRFKWWPKKGGDEIHPLAAHELQMLIWNGNPQKNNVLLWKKI, encoded by the coding sequence ATGATCCAAATCACACCGCAAATGCGGATAATGCTGGCGGTAACTCCTGCTGATTTTCGAAAGGGGATCGACGGCCTGGCAGCTGTTTGTCGCAGGGTGTTAAAACAAAATCCTTTTTCCGGATATGTTTTTGTTTTCAGAAACAAACCGGGGACTGCCCTGAAGATACTAATATATGATGGCCAGGGCTTCTGGCTTTGTCAAAAAAGATTGAGCAAGGGGCGTTTTAAATGGTGGCCTAAAAAGGGAGGAGATGAAATTCACCCATTGGCTGCACATGAATTACAGATGTTGATATGGAACGGAAATCCTCAAAAAAATAATGTACTTTTGTGGAAAAAAATCTAG
- a CDS encoding IS66 family transposase: MATVNKTSIREEVDRLKQDFEKLCSEGKASPEIQAVMNSMLLIVELILAVFLEKKTRKGNKNSSLPSSQTPKDETAKSDPKSNGKGKKVSGELGNTRTIETTTISKAETCDVCGTSLDQTPSRGHERRTRIDIVFEKVVEHVDAEIKQCPNCAAEVKAGFPEDMPGPLQYGTGLKAFAIHLIISQMVALNRVQKQISAMIGAVISEATLLKFVWRLYQALEQWEAKSIESILQAPSIHVDETSFRVNRKNHWIHVYSSGGITLKLLHRKRGKEAIVDLNIIPRYGGVIIHDCWASYLSYDHCGHGLCGSHLLRELTFIVDSNQYRWARNMKKLLQETCRKIAKREDKCLTEKEYANLQKRYRNILTRGDKELPEIPPKPKGKRGKMAKSDAHNLWERLKEHETAVLLFAKDPYVPFTNNRAERDLRMAKVKQKVSGCFRHQRYADAYCRISSYLQTMANKGVNPLVAIQLALASEVPDVDSDWGE; encoded by the coding sequence ATGGCAACAGTGAATAAGACAAGTATTCGAGAAGAAGTAGACCGTCTGAAACAGGACTTTGAAAAGCTCTGTTCTGAGGGCAAAGCGTCTCCTGAGATACAGGCAGTAATGAATAGTATGCTGCTCATTGTGGAATTGATACTTGCAGTCTTCCTTGAGAAAAAAACTCGCAAAGGCAACAAGAATTCAAGTCTGCCATCCTCACAAACGCCAAAAGATGAGACTGCCAAGTCGGATCCGAAAAGCAACGGTAAGGGGAAAAAGGTCAGTGGAGAACTCGGCAATACCCGTACAATAGAAACCACCACCATCTCTAAAGCAGAAACATGTGATGTTTGTGGCACTTCCCTGGACCAGACACCCAGCCGGGGACATGAACGACGTACCAGAATAGATATTGTCTTTGAAAAAGTCGTAGAACATGTTGATGCCGAAATCAAACAATGCCCCAACTGTGCCGCGGAGGTAAAGGCAGGCTTTCCTGAGGATATGCCTGGCCCCTTACAATACGGAACTGGGCTCAAGGCATTCGCCATCCACTTGATCATCAGCCAGATGGTTGCCCTTAACCGGGTTCAAAAACAGATTTCCGCCATGATCGGGGCGGTTATTTCTGAAGCGACCCTTCTCAAATTTGTCTGGCGGCTTTACCAAGCACTTGAACAATGGGAAGCCAAATCAATTGAGAGTATCCTTCAGGCTCCATCCATTCATGTTGATGAGACATCCTTCCGGGTGAATCGAAAAAATCACTGGATACATGTGTATTCTTCCGGAGGAATCACGCTAAAGCTACTTCATCGAAAGCGGGGTAAGGAGGCGATTGTCGATTTGAACATCATCCCCCGCTATGGCGGGGTAATAATCCATGATTGCTGGGCATCATATTTGTCATACGATCATTGTGGCCACGGGCTATGTGGTTCTCACCTCTTGAGGGAGTTGACATTTATTGTCGATTCCAATCAGTACAGGTGGGCCCGAAATATGAAAAAATTGTTGCAGGAGACTTGCCGGAAAATAGCCAAACGAGAAGATAAATGTCTGACAGAGAAAGAATACGCGAACTTGCAGAAGCGTTACCGCAACATTCTTACACGAGGAGATAAAGAGCTGCCGGAAATCCCGCCGAAACCAAAAGGCAAACGTGGTAAAATGGCCAAGTCAGATGCCCACAATCTTTGGGAAAGGCTGAAAGAACATGAAACAGCTGTTTTGCTGTTTGCCAAGGATCCATATGTTCCTTTCACCAATAACCGGGCAGAGCGTGATCTTCGAATGGCAAAGGTTAAACAGAAAGTATCAGGGTGTTTTAGACACCAACGATATGCCGATGCTTATTGTCGGATTTCGAGTTATCTGCAAACCATGGCAAACAAAGGGGTGAATCCGCTGGTTGCCATTCAGCTGGCTTTGGCCAGCGAAGTTCCCGACGTCGATTCCGATTGGGGCGAGTAG
- a CDS encoding PIN domain-containing protein, which yields MNGIFIDSCVLLDLFTNDPKWGNWSEDVLSQYSQTNTLFMNSIVYTEISIGFNRIEEVEEAIEQVGVKVLEIPREALFLAGKTFLEYRRNKGAKSSTLADFFIGAHATVSSFDLVSRDIAKYRTYFPNIKLICP from the coding sequence ATGAACGGAATTTTCATTGATTCGTGTGTGTTGCTTGATCTGTTTACCAATGATCCTAAATGGGGAAACTGGTCTGAAGACGTATTAAGTCAGTATAGCCAGACGAATACATTATTCATGAATTCAATTGTGTATACCGAAATATCAATTGGTTTCAACCGTATTGAAGAAGTCGAGGAAGCTATTGAACAAGTGGGTGTAAAAGTCCTGGAAATTCCACGCGAAGCTTTGTTTTTGGCTGGAAAGACATTCCTTGAGTATCGAAGAAATAAAGGCGCTAAAAGTTCAACCCTTGCGGATTTCTTCATTGGTGCTCACGCTACAGTATCTTCATTTGACTTAGTCTCAAGGGACATCGCAAAATATAGAACGTATTTCCCAAACATAAAACTTATTTGCCCATAA
- a CDS encoding DDE-type integrase/transposase/recombinase, with amino-acid sequence MPIPDPADLAVWRYGIISSLLHRNEEVETMEEALIRIAGVQYRRPDGQFVSFSPETLRKWFYRYRNGGLPALNDAQRKNTGTHHAVPRAISDRLFQLRQEHPRWTFARLIEQLVQDKVWDMQSPARSTLYRFARTCNLQRDPHLTVHDPARPFQYQFFGQMWTADFLHGPKIRVNSQKRKTYLHAIIDDATRYVVHAGFFTSEGTEVMMMALMATVRTHGKPRRFYTDNGACYASKHLKFVCANLGIHLIHTPPGQPRGRGKVERFFRTVRDQFLEGKNAPAHTLDGLNKAFSQWLSTYHRRIHSSLGMTPLQKRLGHQSACIPLPETIDIEPLFRMKRRCKVYLNNTVRLKKRSYEVADALPGQRLDIWFMPWNLDRIWYGPEMKPAKPIDPIQNAYRGR; translated from the coding sequence ATGCCAATACCTGACCCAGCCGATCTCGCTGTCTGGCGATACGGCATTATCAGCAGTCTTCTTCATCGAAATGAAGAGGTAGAGACCATGGAGGAGGCACTGATCAGAATTGCCGGAGTTCAGTATCGCCGGCCTGACGGTCAATTTGTGTCCTTTTCTCCGGAAACCTTAAGAAAATGGTTTTATCGTTATCGGAACGGCGGCCTGCCGGCGTTAAACGATGCCCAAAGAAAAAACACCGGCACCCACCATGCCGTACCCAGGGCGATCTCGGACCGATTGTTTCAACTGCGGCAGGAACATCCCAGATGGACTTTTGCCCGTTTGATCGAACAGCTGGTTCAGGATAAAGTCTGGGATATGCAGTCTCCGGCCCGTTCCACGCTTTATCGCTTTGCCCGGACATGCAACCTTCAACGAGATCCCCATTTGACGGTGCATGATCCGGCTCGGCCCTTTCAATATCAGTTCTTTGGTCAAATGTGGACTGCAGACTTTCTTCACGGCCCAAAGATCAGAGTGAACAGCCAAAAACGCAAAACCTATCTGCATGCCATTATTGACGATGCCACAAGATATGTGGTTCATGCCGGTTTTTTTACCAGTGAGGGCACCGAGGTAATGATGATGGCACTGATGGCCACCGTTCGAACCCATGGCAAGCCGCGTCGGTTCTATACGGACAACGGGGCCTGTTACGCAAGCAAGCATCTTAAATTTGTTTGTGCCAACCTGGGTATCCATCTGATCCATACGCCGCCGGGCCAACCCAGGGGAAGGGGTAAAGTGGAACGATTCTTCCGGACCGTCCGGGATCAGTTCCTTGAGGGCAAAAATGCCCCGGCCCATACTCTGGACGGGTTGAACAAGGCCTTTTCACAATGGCTGTCGACTTATCATCGGCGTATTCACAGCAGCCTGGGCATGACCCCTTTGCAGAAACGGCTTGGGCATCAAAGTGCCTGCATCCCTCTACCGGAAACGATTGATATCGAGCCTTTATTTAGAATGAAGCGCCGGTGCAAAGTTTACCTGAATAATACCGTCAGGCTTAAAAAGCGGTCCTATGAGGTGGCAGACGCCTTACCCGGCCAGCGCCTCGACATCTGGTTTATGCCATGGAACCTTGACCGAATCTGGTACGGACCGGAAATGAAACCGGCCAAACCAATTGATCCCATCCAAAACGCATATAGAGGGAGGTAA
- a CDS encoding transposase yields the protein MIKETDKAAKRKGMFTSGILSECDVGKIALFFTGHNHAGENLSRVLKERGSREDRPIQMCDALSRNLPKGFESILCNCLVHGRRNFVDVMDDFPEECDHVIDTVAKIYEHDHKVREQGLDDAQRLQYHQTHSGPLMRALKVWLEDKFENKEVEPNSSLGKAISYMLNHWQELTRFLEIPGAPLDNNLCEQLLKKSILHRKNSLFYKTEHGAYIGDLFMSLIHTCNLQNINPFEYLTALQKHSSEIFQNPSDWLPWSFENTIAKKSGETADNL from the coding sequence TTGATAAAAGAAACAGACAAGGCAGCCAAGCGAAAAGGGATGTTCACTTCCGGAATCCTGTCAGAATGTGACGTAGGAAAGATTGCCCTGTTTTTTACCGGCCACAATCATGCTGGAGAAAATTTATCCAGGGTTCTGAAAGAACGGGGATCCAGAGAAGATCGGCCAATACAGATGTGTGATGCTCTGTCCAGGAATCTGCCAAAAGGTTTTGAATCGATATTATGCAATTGTCTCGTGCATGGACGCCGTAACTTTGTCGACGTCATGGACGATTTCCCTGAGGAGTGTGACCATGTAATTGATACAGTGGCTAAAATTTATGAGCACGATCATAAGGTAAGGGAGCAAGGCCTGGACGATGCTCAACGCCTTCAATATCATCAAACCCACAGCGGTCCACTGATGCGGGCGCTTAAAGTATGGCTGGAAGACAAGTTTGAAAACAAAGAAGTAGAACCCAACTCCAGTCTGGGCAAGGCCATATCATATATGTTGAATCACTGGCAGGAATTGACCCGTTTCCTGGAGATCCCTGGAGCACCGCTGGATAATAATCTTTGCGAACAATTGCTGAAAAAGTCGATTCTGCACCGAAAAAATTCATTATTTTATAAAACCGAACACGGTGCCTATATTGGCGACCTGTTCATGAGCCTGATACATACCTGCAACCTGCAAAATATAAATCCCTTTGAATACCTGACCGCACTACAGAAGCACTCTTCCGAGATCTTCCAAAACCCTTCTGACTGGTTGCCGTGGTCATTTGAAAACACAATCGCTAAAAAATCAGGGGAAACAGCTGATAATCTGTAA
- a CDS encoding IS3 family transposase (programmed frameshift) — protein sequence MIQKILLNPGTPMVNFSKEANVPNSTVATWLRNYKKRNGSTVGSKKKTWSAERKFQAVLETASLSEAEKNEYCRKHGIYPEQLEEWKKDCISGCRKSPDQNFVKKTKQKEQELQRKTKALEKELTRKEKALAEAAALLVLKKKVQGHLGGQRGRMIPTEDKMQILSLVEEACKSGARQCKACEIIGISERTLQRWQKKTTAEIEDKRPHAERNPANKLSEEEKHMIIDICNSQEYGSLPPSQIVPMLCDQGIYVASEASFYRTLRENGLQNHRGKTRYKTNKKPTGFTATGPNQVWTWDITYLPAALKGSFYYLYMITDIYSRKIVAWEVHDRQSDELASELVKRGYLSEGVNGNEIVLHSDNGSPMKGATMLCTLQQLGVVPSFSRPSVSNDNPYSEALFKTLKYAPSYPSGPFESLEACREWVLNFVRWYNNVHRHSGIKFVTPNERHTGADRTILEARQKVYLEAKAKKPERWSRGIRDWTVVTEVSLNPEKNDNRPAA from the exons ATGATTCAGAAAATTCTTTTAAACCCAGGCACGCCGATGGTAAACTTTTCAAAAGAGGCTAACGTTCCAAATTCAACGGTAGCAACCTGGCTAAGAAATTACAAAAAAAGGAATGGGAGTACAGTGGGCTCGAAGAAGAAAACCTGGTCAGCCGAGAGGAAATTTCAGGCAGTATTGGAAACTGCGTCGTTAAGTGAAGCAGAAAAAAATGAATATTGCCGGAAACATGGAATATACCCGGAACAGTTAGAAGAGTGGAAGAAAGACTGTATATCCGGATGTAGAAAGAGCCCCGATCAAAATTTTGTCAAGAAAACCAAGCAAAAAGAGCAAGAATTGCAACGCAAGACTAAAGCCCTTGAAAAAGAATTAACCCGTAAGGAGAAAGCGTTAGCAGAAGCTGCCGCCCTGCTTGTGTTAAAAAAAAAAGTCCAGG GACATCTGGGGGGACAAAGGGGAAGAATGATTCCTACTGAAGACAAAATGCAGATATTGTCTTTGGTGGAAGAAGCTTGTAAATCCGGTGCTCGCCAATGTAAGGCTTGTGAAATAATAGGAATTTCAGAAAGGACCTTACAGCGGTGGCAGAAAAAAACGACTGCTGAAATAGAAGATAAGCGCCCCCATGCAGAAAGAAATCCTGCAAACAAATTGTCTGAAGAAGAAAAACATATGATTATAGATATTTGTAATAGTCAGGAGTATGGAAGCTTACCGCCAAGCCAGATTGTTCCCATGCTTTGTGATCAGGGGATCTATGTCGCATCCGAAGCAAGCTTCTATAGGACACTGAGAGAGAACGGTCTTCAGAACCATAGAGGTAAAACCCGGTATAAAACAAATAAAAAACCGACGGGTTTTACAGCAACAGGGCCTAATCAGGTCTGGACATGGGATATAACCTACCTTCCAGCGGCGCTAAAGGGTTCGTTTTATTACCTTTATATGATAACGGATATTTACAGTCGTAAGATAGTAGCTTGGGAAGTCCATGACAGGCAAAGTGATGAGCTGGCCTCCGAGCTTGTAAAAAGGGGGTATCTGTCAGAGGGTGTAAATGGCAATGAAATAGTGCTTCATTCAGATAATGGCTCCCCGATGAAAGGTGCGACCATGCTGTGCACTCTTCAGCAACTTGGAGTTGTCCCCTCATTCAGTCGGCCGTCGGTAAGTAACGATAATCCTTATTCAGAAGCATTGTTCAAAACCCTGAAATATGCCCCTTCATACCCTTCCGGCCCTTTTGAGAGCTTGGAGGCCTGTAGAGAATGGGTACTGAATTTTGTTCGCTGGTACAATAATGTCCACCGTCACAGTGGTATAAAATTTGTTACCCCAAATGAAAGGCATACAGGGGCAGATAGGACGATTTTAGAGGCCCGTCAAAAGGTATATCTGGAAGCAAAGGCAAAAAAACCAGAACGTTGGAGCCGTGGAATCAGAGATTGGACTGTGGTAACAGAAGTCTCTCTTAATCCTGAAAAAAACGATAACCGTCCAGCAGCTTAA
- the ltrA gene encoding group II intron reverse transcriptase/maturase: protein MITIDGRKNPGTLWSSINWNQVRQVVNRLQTRIVKAVKAGNKEKVRSLQRLLARSLAGRLLAVKRVSENRGKRTAGVDNKLLDTPAKRWQQACHLNRKNYKSKPLKRLYIPKKNGKKRPLGIPVMHDRAEQALELSGLEPVFECTSDNHSYGFRKKRSVHDAISACFNALRGKGSAQWILEGDIKGCFDHISHDWMIEHIPMNKRKLNQWLKSGYLEKDVFYPTAEGTPQGGIISPTLANMALDGLQELLSTRFKKQDKVHLVRYADDFIVTGNMENLLSSRVKPIIVQFLKERGLELSAEKTRISHINDGFNFLGFNIRKYKDKLLIKPSKSGIISVKQKIKDIITANKAAKTDNLIAKLNPLIRGWGNYYRHVVSQHAFDKIDSAMWEMTWQWAKRRHPNKSLKWIKSKYFQRKGPKNWVFREKNGNLELFSMSSIPIRRHIKIKANANPYDPHWKEYFDKRSKRSSAGCLTAPYQCLSPVR from the coding sequence ATGATTACCATTGACGGCCGGAAGAACCCTGGAACCTTATGGAGTTCCATTAACTGGAATCAAGTAAGGCAAGTTGTAAATCGTTTGCAAACGCGTATCGTGAAAGCAGTAAAAGCGGGCAATAAGGAAAAAGTCAGAAGTTTACAAAGATTGCTGGCCAGGTCACTCGCCGGAAGACTCCTGGCGGTAAAAAGAGTATCCGAAAATCGAGGAAAGAGAACGGCCGGAGTGGACAACAAGTTACTTGATACACCGGCAAAGAGATGGCAACAAGCATGTCATTTAAATAGGAAAAACTACAAATCAAAACCACTGAAACGGCTTTATATCCCCAAAAAGAATGGCAAAAAACGTCCTCTTGGGATTCCAGTGATGCATGATAGAGCTGAGCAGGCTCTGGAACTTTCAGGGCTTGAACCGGTCTTTGAATGTACATCGGATAACCATTCTTACGGATTTAGAAAGAAAAGATCCGTACATGATGCCATCAGCGCTTGCTTCAATGCCCTCAGGGGGAAAGGCAGTGCCCAATGGATACTTGAAGGTGATATAAAAGGATGCTTCGATCACATCAGTCATGATTGGATGATCGAACACATTCCAATGAATAAAAGGAAACTGAATCAGTGGTTAAAATCGGGCTATCTTGAAAAAGATGTGTTCTATCCAACGGCAGAAGGAACTCCACAGGGCGGGATTATTTCACCGACGCTGGCTAATATGGCTCTTGATGGCCTACAGGAGCTTCTATCAACGAGGTTCAAAAAGCAGGATAAAGTTCATTTAGTTAGATATGCCGATGATTTTATCGTAACCGGCAATATGGAGAACCTTCTTTCAAGCCGGGTAAAGCCGATTATTGTACAATTCCTTAAAGAAAGAGGCTTGGAATTATCAGCGGAAAAAACCCGAATAAGTCATATCAACGACGGATTCAACTTTCTGGGATTTAACATAAGAAAGTATAAGGACAAACTGCTAATCAAGCCTTCAAAATCCGGCATCATATCAGTCAAGCAAAAGATCAAAGACATTATAACAGCTAATAAAGCAGCCAAAACTGATAACCTTATAGCTAAACTCAATCCGTTAATCAGAGGATGGGGAAACTATTATCGACATGTTGTCAGTCAACACGCCTTTGATAAAATTGATAGTGCAATGTGGGAAATGACATGGCAATGGGCGAAAAGGAGGCACCCGAATAAATCCTTGAAATGGATAAAGTCGAAATACTTCCAGCGAAAAGGACCTAAGAACTGGGTGTTCCGTGAGAAAAACGGTAACCTCGAACTGTTCTCAATGAGCAGCATTCCCATTCGTCGTCATATCAAAATCAAGGCCAATGCTAATCCGTATGATCCGCATTGGAAAGAATACTTTGATAAACGTTCTAAAAGATCATCTGCTGGGTGCTTAACGGCGCCTTATCAATGCTTGAGCCCTGTGAGGTGA
- a CDS encoding AAA family ATPase, translating to MQDTHTIEQAPMADFFGWKYHPFADTYEQRKLWLPKEDLRKLDTIKRLLHHGKSTALCGPSGTGKTTLIHALVSDLDRNAYLPVMLPYAGHPRNGLTRILAQTLGVDIKSRGMPLITRVQQHIESLSNQANSRHPVLIVDDAQRIESDSLWDLCSLLVQTSKQRSAASLILVGDDSLFRQLRLYAMAPIRSRLTGIMKINAMNEYETQHFIEIRLKNAQAPSDLFTKEAMDLIASSTRGNRRGVMNMATICLEEAYYHNEKNVTAELIYNSEWFNESE from the coding sequence ATGCAAGACACCCATACCATAGAACAGGCGCCCATGGCCGATTTTTTTGGCTGGAAGTACCATCCCTTTGCCGACACCTATGAACAGCGCAAACTCTGGCTACCCAAAGAGGACCTGCGCAAACTCGATACCATAAAACGTTTGCTGCACCATGGCAAAAGCACCGCACTGTGCGGCCCTTCAGGGACCGGAAAAACCACCTTGATTCATGCATTGGTATCGGATCTGGATCGAAATGCATACCTCCCGGTTATGCTGCCCTATGCCGGTCATCCAAGAAACGGACTGACACGCATTCTTGCCCAGACCCTCGGGGTGGATATCAAAAGCCGGGGAATGCCTTTGATTACAAGGGTTCAGCAGCATATTGAATCCTTATCCAACCAGGCCAACTCACGTCATCCGGTGCTGATCGTCGATGATGCCCAGCGCATCGAATCCGACTCCCTCTGGGATCTTTGCTCTCTTCTGGTCCAAACCTCTAAACAGAGAAGCGCAGCCTCCCTTATCCTTGTCGGGGACGACTCTCTGTTCAGGCAACTTCGACTTTATGCAATGGCACCGATACGATCCCGGCTCACCGGCATTATGAAAATTAATGCCATGAACGAGTATGAAACCCAGCATTTTATCGAAATCCGTCTTAAAAATGCACAAGCTCCATCGGACCTGTTTACCAAAGAAGCAATGGATTTGATCGCAAGTTCCACCCGGGGAAACAGACGGGGCGTAATGAATATGGCGACGATCTGTCTTGAGGAGGCCTATTATCACAATGAAAAAAATGTGACCGCCGAGCTCATTTACAACTCGGAATGGTTCAACGAATCTGAGTGA
- a CDS encoding transposase: protein MKESIIRNQSSAKEKQQVRCCHCSSSLTIRNGTYPRNHPQDDTEIRVQRYLCKSPLCPWKSFSVLPESIMPVVRHTLEAICCCAAMVSAGMNQAQTARFFGCTRGVAKRLRIFSQKLMPWFSREKTVAEWGPDPPSFWPDFTRDVSQSFFPGRWVKLPSTQNIHC, encoded by the coding sequence ATGAAAGAAAGCATAATAAGAAATCAGTCATCTGCCAAGGAAAAACAACAGGTTCGTTGCTGCCATTGTTCGAGTTCTTTGACCATCCGTAACGGAACCTATCCGCGAAATCATCCCCAAGACGACACAGAAATAAGGGTTCAGCGCTATTTGTGCAAATCGCCCCTGTGTCCATGGAAAAGTTTTTCTGTTCTTCCTGAATCCATCATGCCGGTCGTCCGTCACACCCTTGAGGCGATATGCTGCTGCGCAGCCATGGTCAGTGCCGGAATGAACCAGGCACAGACGGCAAGATTCTTTGGGTGCACCCGGGGTGTTGCTAAACGGCTCAGGATCTTTTCTCAAAAATTAATGCCCTGGTTTTCCCGGGAAAAGACTGTTGCCGAATGGGGGCCGGATCCGCCCTCCTTCTGGCCGGACTTTACCAGGGATGTTTCCCAGAGTTTTTTCCCTGGAAGATGGGTTAAATTACCATCAACACAAAACATACATTGTTAA
- a CDS encoding AbrB/MazE/SpoVT family DNA-binding domain-containing protein, which translates to MRVTTKGQVTIPKNVREILGITPETDVDFHEDNGKFYLVKVSKNKPTSKFSKLRGIATAKMSTDEIMNMTRKIK; encoded by the coding sequence ATGCGTGTAACCACAAAAGGCCAAGTCACTATCCCCAAGAATGTAAGGGAAATATTAGGTATTACTCCAGAGACAGACGTTGATTTTCATGAAGATAACGGAAAATTTTATCTGGTCAAAGTATCAAAAAACAAACCGACCTCTAAATTTTCGAAGTTAAGGGGGATTGCTACAGCTAAAATGTCTACAGACGAAATCATGAATATGACAAGAAAAATAAAATGA
- a CDS encoding type VI secretion system amidase effector protein Tae4 translates to MKARCQNKQATGSRPFGNYCAIMLSDALIKSGISTVNSKAKKCWGHPGMKHLLLAEEMAAWLKQSGFGWLGKAKKINPSSFQDELDGKTGIVFFKDYWQRGNETFDNRSGDHIDLWNKDELTGGSMLTRTIYEFFGIVYDLNKSREIWFWEVK, encoded by the coding sequence ATAAAGGCCCGTTGCCAAAATAAACAGGCAACTGGATCGCGCCCCTTCGGAAATTATTGTGCAATCATGCTTAGTGATGCTTTGATAAAATCAGGAATCTCAACCGTCAATTCCAAGGCAAAGAAATGTTGGGGGCATCCAGGCATGAAACATCTTCTTTTGGCCGAAGAGATGGCGGCTTGGTTAAAACAATCTGGATTTGGTTGGTTAGGAAAGGCTAAAAAAATAAATCCAAGTTCGTTCCAGGATGAACTGGATGGAAAAACTGGCATAGTGTTTTTTAAGGATTATTGGCAACGAGGGAATGAGACGTTTGATAACAGGAGTGGAGATCATATTGATCTTTGGAACAAAGACGAACTAACAGGCGGCAGCATGCTTACCAGAACCATTTATGAGTTCTTTGGAATAGTTTATGATCTTAATAAAAGCAGAGAAATTTGGTTTTGGGAGGTCAAGTAG